From the Solanum pennellii chromosome 4, SPENNV200 genome, one window contains:
- the LOC107017796 gene encoding alanine--glyoxylate aminotransferase 2 homolog 1, mitochondrial isoform X2 → MQYLYDENGKRYLDAFAGIVTVSCGHCHPEVLDAIIEQSKLLQHATTIYLHHAIADFAEALASKMPGNLKVVYFVNSGTEANELAMLMARLYSGHLNMIALRNAYHGGSSNTIGLTALNTWKYPIPQGEIHHVMNPNPYRGAFGSDAKRYAEDVQDHIDHGTSGKVAGFIAETIQGVGGTVELAPGYLKLVYDIVRKAGGVCIADEVQTGFGRTGSHYWGFQTQGVTPDIVTMAKGIGNGLPLGAVVTTPEIASVMAQKIQFNTYGGNPVCSAGGHAVLKVIEKEQRQKHCAEVGSHLFGRLRDLEKRYDIIGDVRGRGLMVGIELVTDRKEKTPAKAETGVLFEKLKDLGVLVGKGGIHGNVFRIKPPMCFSKDDADFLVDALDYSLSKL, encoded by the exons ATGCAATATTTGTATGATGAGAATGGAAAACGTTATCTCGATGCTTTTGCTGGAATAGTTACTGTCTCATGTGGTCATTGCCATCCTGAAGTGTTGGATGCCATCATTGAGCAAAGCAAGCTTCTTCAACATGCTACAACCATTTATCTACATCATGCAATAGCCGATTTTGCCGAAGCATTGGCATCTAAGATGCCAGGAAACCTCAAG GTAGTATATTTTGTAAATTCAGGGACAGAAGCAAATGAATTAGCAATGTTGATGGCACGGTTGTACAGTGGTCACTTAAATATGATTGCCTTGAGGAATGCATATCATGGTGGAAGCTCTAACACGATTGGGCTAACTGCTCTTAACACATGGAAGTACCCTATTCCACAG GGTGAAATCCATCATGTTATGAATCCTAACCCATATCGTGGAGCATTCGGATCCGATGCTAAACGATATGCTGAAGATGTACAGGATCACATTGATCATGGTACTTCAGGAAAGGTTGCTGGTTTTATTGCTGAAACAATTCAG GGGGTTGGAGGAACAGTTGAATTAGCCCCTGGATACTTGAAGTTGGTTTATGATATTGTTCGCAAAGCGGGAGGCGTTTGTATTGCTGACGAAGTACAAACCGGCTTTGGTCGAACAGGGAGCCACTACTGGGGTTTTCAGACACAGGGTGTAACTCCTGATATAGTTACAATGGCAAAG GGTATTGGAAATGGCTTACCACTTGGAGCTGTTGTCACAACGCCAGAAATTGCAAGTGTTATGGCTCAAAAGATACAATTTAATACATATGGTGGAAACCCTGTTTGCTCTGCTGGTGGACATGCAGTACTTAAAGTTATTGAGAAGGAACAACGCCAAAAGCATTGTGCTGAGGTTGGCTCACACTTGTTTGGGCGGCTGAGGGATCTAGAGAAAAGATACGACA TAATTGGAGATGTGAGAGGCAGAGGTTTGATGGTTGGTATCGAACTGGTAACTGACAGAAAAGAGAAGACACCCGCCAAGGCAGAAACTGGAGTTCTCTTTGAGAAGCTTAAAG ATCTTGGTGTTCTAGTAGGGAAAGGTGGTATACATGGAAATGTTTTCAGAATAAAGCCTCCCATGTGTTTCAGCAAGGATGATGCAG ACTTCCTAGTTGATGCACTGGACTATTCTCTTTCAAAGTTATGA
- the LOC107017798 gene encoding TGACG-sequence-specific DNA-binding protein TGA-1A-like isoform X2 — protein sequence MNSSTYSQFVASKRMGICDPIHQIGMWGDFRGSSFPDTLILEVENCLENEMPIMEKRLENEIEEPSQVTVGTSNRYEPETTKRIDKVRRRLAQNREAARKSRLRKKAYVQQLENSKLKLLQLEQELERNRQQGLYVGDGLDASQIGCSGTANSASFEMEYGHWVEEQDRLTDDLRNALNSQMGEIELRILVEGCLNHYFDLFRLKATAANADVLYLMSGTWKTSAERFFLWIGGFRPSELLKVLTPHVEPLSDQQIQEVSNLTQSCQQAEDALSQGMVKLHQILAEAVAAGTLGEGVILPQMTATIEKLEALVRFVNQADHLRQETLLQMSCILAPHQSAQGLLALGEYFKRLRALSSLWAGRLCEPA from the exons ATGAATTCTTCAACATATAGTCAATTTGTTGCTTCTAAAAGGATGGGTATATGTGACCCAATCCATCAGATTGGCATGTGGGGAGATTTCAGAGGTAGCAGTTTCCCAGATACCTTGATTCTTGAAGTCGAGAATTGCCTCGAGAATGAGATGCCTATTATGGAGAAAAGACTAGAGAATGAG ATAGAGGAACCATCACAAGTGACAGTTGGAACGTCTAACAGATATGAACCTGAAACAACTAAACGTATTGATAag GTGCGTAGACGCCTTGCACAAAACCGCGAGGCTGCTCGTAAAAGTCGTTTACGGAAGAAG GCCTATGTCCAGCAGTTGGAAAATAGTAAACTGAAGCTGCTTCAGCTGGAACAAGAACTAGAACGTAATAGACAACAG GGTTTGTATGTAGGTGATGGTTTAGATGCTAGTCAGATAGGTTGCTCTGGAACCGCAAATTCAG CTTCTTTTGAAATGGAGTACGGCCATTGGGTGGAAGAGCAAGATAGACTAACAGATGATTTAAGGAATGCTCTGAACTCCCAAATGGGTGAAATAGAATTGCGCATTCTTGTTGAGGGTTGCTTGAATCACTATTTTGATCTCTTTCGCTTGAAAGCTACAGCCGCAAATGCCGATGTTCTCTACCTTATGTCTGGCACATGGAAGACATCAGCTGAGCGCTTCTTCTTGTGGATTGGGGGGTTTCGCCCCTCCGAACTTCTAAAG GTTCTCACGCCACATGTGGAACCATTGTCAGATCAACAAATCCAGGAGGTTAGCAACCTCACCCAGTCTTGTCAGCAGGCAGAAGATGCGTTGTCCCAAGGAATGGTAAAACTCCATCAGATTCTTGCTGAGGCTGTTGCAGCTGGTACACTAGGCGAAGGAGTAATCCTTCCACAGATGACCGCTACCATTGAGAAGTTGGAAGCTCTAGTTAGATTTGTAAATCAG GCAGATCATCTTCGCCAAGAAACCCTTCTACAGATGTCCTGCATACTGGCTCCGCACCAATCAGCTCAGGGTCTCCTTGCCTTAGGAGAGTACTTTAAACGTCTTCGTGCTCTTAGCTCACTTTGGGCTGGACGTCTTTGTGAACCGGCTTAA
- the LOC107017798 gene encoding TGACG-sequence-specific DNA-binding protein TGA-1A-like isoform X1, which translates to MNSSTYSQFVASKRMGICDPIHQIGMWGDFRGSSFPDTLILEVENCLENEMPIMEKRLENEIEEPSQVTVGTSNRYEPETTKRIDKVRRRLAQNREAARKSRLRKKAYVQQLENSKLKLLQLEQELERNRQQGLYVGDGLDASQIGCSGTANSGIASFEMEYGHWVEEQDRLTDDLRNALNSQMGEIELRILVEGCLNHYFDLFRLKATAANADVLYLMSGTWKTSAERFFLWIGGFRPSELLKVLTPHVEPLSDQQIQEVSNLTQSCQQAEDALSQGMVKLHQILAEAVAAGTLGEGVILPQMTATIEKLEALVRFVNQADHLRQETLLQMSCILAPHQSAQGLLALGEYFKRLRALSSLWAGRLCEPA; encoded by the exons ATGAATTCTTCAACATATAGTCAATTTGTTGCTTCTAAAAGGATGGGTATATGTGACCCAATCCATCAGATTGGCATGTGGGGAGATTTCAGAGGTAGCAGTTTCCCAGATACCTTGATTCTTGAAGTCGAGAATTGCCTCGAGAATGAGATGCCTATTATGGAGAAAAGACTAGAGAATGAG ATAGAGGAACCATCACAAGTGACAGTTGGAACGTCTAACAGATATGAACCTGAAACAACTAAACGTATTGATAag GTGCGTAGACGCCTTGCACAAAACCGCGAGGCTGCTCGTAAAAGTCGTTTACGGAAGAAG GCCTATGTCCAGCAGTTGGAAAATAGTAAACTGAAGCTGCTTCAGCTGGAACAAGAACTAGAACGTAATAGACAACAG GGTTTGTATGTAGGTGATGGTTTAGATGCTAGTCAGATAGGTTGCTCTGGAACCGCAAATTCAG GAATAGCTTCTTTTGAAATGGAGTACGGCCATTGGGTGGAAGAGCAAGATAGACTAACAGATGATTTAAGGAATGCTCTGAACTCCCAAATGGGTGAAATAGAATTGCGCATTCTTGTTGAGGGTTGCTTGAATCACTATTTTGATCTCTTTCGCTTGAAAGCTACAGCCGCAAATGCCGATGTTCTCTACCTTATGTCTGGCACATGGAAGACATCAGCTGAGCGCTTCTTCTTGTGGATTGGGGGGTTTCGCCCCTCCGAACTTCTAAAG GTTCTCACGCCACATGTGGAACCATTGTCAGATCAACAAATCCAGGAGGTTAGCAACCTCACCCAGTCTTGTCAGCAGGCAGAAGATGCGTTGTCCCAAGGAATGGTAAAACTCCATCAGATTCTTGCTGAGGCTGTTGCAGCTGGTACACTAGGCGAAGGAGTAATCCTTCCACAGATGACCGCTACCATTGAGAAGTTGGAAGCTCTAGTTAGATTTGTAAATCAG GCAGATCATCTTCGCCAAGAAACCCTTCTACAGATGTCCTGCATACTGGCTCCGCACCAATCAGCTCAGGGTCTCCTTGCCTTAGGAGAGTACTTTAAACGTCTTCGTGCTCTTAGCTCACTTTGGGCTGGACGTCTTTGTGAACCGGCTTAA